In Microbacterium esteraromaticum, the following proteins share a genomic window:
- a CDS encoding amino acid permease → MAEVPLTTTTTKGLHPGLTRRQISMMGLGGAIGAGLFVGSGQAIGIAGPAVLVSYLIAGTVVILIMAMLAEMVAARPSSGAFSSFAQRAMGRSAGSAVGWLYWIQLVVVIAAEATGAAGIIEGWVPGMPAWLWVLIFVAALTAVNLFGVRNYGRFEFWFAAIKVFAIIAFLVVGACAILGFIPGVPATGIGNLVDHGGFAPHGIAGIAAALLVVVFAFGGTEVVAIAAAESDDPARNIKRIVREVMVRILVFYLGSIFVIVAVLPWNSPEVLEGPFSAVLSTLRVPGVDLVMSLIVVMALLSAMNANIYGASRMAYSLGERGLAPLASTRTSAAGVPYVAVLASVAFGFVTVVLNWAFPETVMGLLLNIVGSTVLIIWAATAVSQIILRRRADRDGEALPMRMWGFPWLSWAALVLLALIISLAMIDPAARTQLLLTLALTAALLGLSRLTKGRSRQGVVKQLDDTQAR, encoded by the coding sequence ATGGCCGAGGTGCCACTGACCACGACGACCACCAAGGGTCTGCATCCCGGGCTCACCCGCCGGCAGATCTCGATGATGGGCCTCGGCGGCGCGATCGGCGCCGGTCTCTTCGTCGGATCGGGTCAGGCCATCGGCATCGCAGGACCCGCCGTGCTCGTGTCGTACCTCATCGCAGGCACCGTCGTGATCCTCATCATGGCGATGCTCGCCGAGATGGTCGCCGCCCGCCCCAGCTCCGGCGCCTTCAGCTCGTTCGCGCAGCGCGCCATGGGTCGCAGCGCCGGAAGCGCGGTCGGCTGGCTCTACTGGATCCAGCTCGTGGTGGTGATCGCCGCCGAGGCGACGGGCGCCGCGGGCATCATCGAGGGGTGGGTTCCCGGCATGCCGGCGTGGCTGTGGGTGCTCATCTTCGTCGCCGCGCTCACCGCGGTCAATCTGTTCGGCGTGCGCAACTACGGCCGCTTCGAGTTCTGGTTCGCGGCGATCAAGGTGTTCGCCATCATCGCGTTCCTCGTGGTGGGAGCATGCGCGATCCTCGGCTTCATCCCCGGTGTCCCCGCTACGGGCATCGGCAACCTCGTAGACCACGGCGGCTTCGCACCGCACGGCATCGCGGGCATCGCCGCCGCGCTGCTGGTCGTCGTCTTCGCGTTCGGCGGCACCGAGGTCGTCGCGATCGCCGCCGCCGAGTCGGACGACCCGGCGCGCAACATCAAGCGCATCGTGCGCGAGGTCATGGTGCGCATCCTCGTGTTCTACCTCGGCTCGATCTTCGTGATCGTGGCCGTGCTGCCGTGGAACTCACCCGAGGTCCTCGAGGGGCCGTTCTCGGCCGTGCTGTCCACGCTGCGCGTGCCCGGCGTAGACCTCGTGATGTCGCTCATCGTCGTGATGGCGCTGCTGTCGGCCATGAACGCCAATATCTACGGCGCCTCGCGCATGGCCTACTCGCTGGGCGAGCGGGGGCTGGCGCCGCTGGCATCCACCCGCACGAGCGCCGCCGGCGTGCCCTACGTCGCCGTGCTCGCGTCGGTCGCCTTCGGCTTCGTCACCGTCGTGCTCAACTGGGCCTTCCCTGAGACGGTCATGGGGCTGCTGCTCAACATCGTCGGGTCGACCGTGCTCATCATCTGGGCCGCGACCGCGGTCTCGCAGATCATCCTGCGCCGCCGCGCCGACCGCGACGGTGAGGCGCTCCCGATGCGCATGTGGGGCTTCCCGTGGCTGTCGTGGGCCGCGCTCGTGCTGCTCGCGCTGATCATCTCCCTCGCGATGATCGATCCGGCGGCGCGCACCCAGCTGCTGCTCACACTCGCGCTCACCGCCGCGCTTCTCGGCCTCTCACGGCTGACGAAGGGGCGCTCGCGCCAGGGCGTGGTCAAGCAGCTCGACGACACGCAGGCTCGCTAG
- a CDS encoding aldo/keto reductase: MTIPTLELNDGNTIPQLGYGVFLVPADEAERAVSEALETGYRHIDTAAIYRNEEGVGAAIAKSGIPRDELFITTKLWNDRHDGDEPDRAIDESLEKLGLDAVDLYLVHWPTPANDNYVHAWEKMIGIRERGLTRSIGVSNHLVPHLERIVAETGVTPAVNQIELHPAYQQRDITDWAAAHGVRIESWGPLGQGKYDLFGARPIADAAVATGRTPAQVVLRWHLQKGFIVFPKSVRAERMRENLDVFGFELDEQQMAAIDGLDPLDGSGRVGTHPNDLN, translated from the coding sequence ATGACGATCCCCACTCTCGAACTCAACGACGGAAACACGATCCCCCAGCTCGGCTACGGCGTCTTCCTCGTGCCCGCCGACGAAGCGGAGCGCGCGGTGAGCGAGGCTCTCGAGACCGGCTACCGCCACATCGACACTGCGGCGATCTACCGCAACGAAGAGGGCGTGGGCGCCGCCATCGCGAAGAGCGGCATCCCGCGCGACGAGCTCTTCATCACCACCAAGCTGTGGAATGACCGCCACGACGGCGACGAGCCCGACCGGGCGATCGACGAGAGCCTCGAGAAGCTCGGTCTCGACGCCGTCGATCTCTATCTCGTGCACTGGCCGACGCCCGCGAACGACAACTACGTCCACGCGTGGGAGAAGATGATCGGCATCCGCGAGCGCGGTCTGACCCGCTCGATCGGCGTCTCGAACCACCTCGTGCCGCACCTCGAGCGCATCGTCGCCGAGACCGGCGTCACCCCGGCGGTCAACCAGATCGAGCTCCACCCCGCCTACCAGCAGCGCGACATCACCGACTGGGCCGCCGCGCACGGCGTGCGCATCGAGTCGTGGGGCCCGCTCGGGCAGGGCAAGTACGACCTGTTCGGCGCCCGGCCGATCGCGGATGCCGCTGTCGCCACCGGCCGCACCCCTGCACAGGTGGTCCTGCGCTGGCACCTGCAGAAGGGCTTCATCGTCTTCCCGAAGTCGGTGCGAGCCGAGCGCATGCGCGAGAACCTCGACGTGTTCGGCTTCGAGCTCGACGAGCAGCAGATGGCGGCGATCGACGGCCTCGACCCGCTCGACGGCTCTGGTCGGGTCGGGACGCACCCGAACGATCTGAACTGA
- the hrpA gene encoding ATP-dependent RNA helicase HrpA, translated as MSSPVITYPPELPVSAARDEIAAAIRDSQVVIVAGATGSGKTTQLPKICLELGRERIAHTQPRRLAARTIAERVAEELHVELGDLVGYKVRFTDQVSDATRIALMTDGILLNEIHRDRLLRRYDTIIIDEAHERSLNVDFLLGYLRRILPERPDLKVIITSATIDPESFAAHFADANGEPAPIIEVSGRTYPVEIRYRPLVDDAATPEESRESGAGRPERRGSSARLRSSDGSASEPEDEVTAIVSALRELDREAPGDVLVFLPGEAEIRDAADAVRGAYRSSTSPVEVLPLYGRLSAAEQHRVFEPSKVAGVRRRVVLATNVAETSLTVPGIKYVVDTGTARISRYSARSKVQRLPIEAVSQASANQRSGRAGRTSDGIAIRLYSEDDFEKRPEFTEPEILRTSLASVVLQMLSLGFGDITAFPFLTPPDSRGVKAALDLLTEIGAVDLTRSSSGSGTGQPRLTRIGRDIARMPMDPRFARMLIEATRSGGQVLADVMAIVAGLSIQDVRERPSADAPQSVRDEADRMHARFADPTSDFLTLLNLWNHLREQQKELGSSAFRRMCRSEHLNYVRVREWFDVHRQLRTLVKAPRDTARGDGATDPDALHRAILAGLLSQIGILDERTASPSANKAKGEKRRIAEYRGARGIRFSIFPGSGLRKKSPQAVMAAEVVETSRTFARTVAAIDPAWAEALAGDLAKRQVTEPHWSKDAGAAVAYEKVTLFGVEIIPKRRVQFARIDRAGARELFLRHALVEGEWDPSRIDKRVSAFWRANAELRRRLEKLEERERRRDILAGDETVFAFYDERIPREVFDVRSFEKWWRDALQKTPKLLVMRESDLVDDDSRSDQSEFPTRWQQDDQVLGLAYRFEPGAEDDGVSVVMPLALLQQVRDTGFDWQVPGLRAELITALLRALPKAIRRHVVPAADWAEKFGEQLAAEGPEHHSGVPARTLKEALAKLIQPLANQPVSAADFDDARVPGHLLVNFRAVDERGRIAGSGRDLQDLQQRLSDRSRQSVTRSLNRPDQGRTAGPRREAERVAAASTRGPIERDDLTDWTFGDLPEVLDTRVAGGTVRGYPAIVDRGKSVSVRVEATADAAAAATRAGVLRLVLLNVPSPASYVQNHLTAPEKLALAASPYENVAALIEDARTAVVRSLVDARVPGGVIRTEAEFRRVRDEVNAELVDALFACVSLVAKILTKSRDVERGIKSQNSLALLGPLNDIRSQLSALIRPGFISATGVERLTHLPRYLDGMLERLKTLANEPGRDRTRMTEYERVAKAFGDAGGTVPLGPDAPADLVEVRWLLEEYRVSVFAQRLGTAQPVSPQRIMKALAARA; from the coding sequence ATGTCGTCGCCCGTCATCACCTACCCGCCCGAGCTGCCGGTCAGCGCGGCGCGCGACGAGATCGCCGCCGCGATCCGCGACAGCCAGGTCGTGATCGTCGCGGGTGCGACCGGGTCTGGCAAGACGACCCAGCTGCCGAAGATCTGCCTCGAGCTCGGGCGGGAGCGCATCGCGCACACCCAGCCGCGGCGTCTGGCGGCCCGCACGATCGCCGAGCGCGTGGCCGAGGAGCTGCACGTCGAGCTCGGCGACCTGGTCGGCTACAAGGTGCGCTTCACCGACCAGGTGTCTGATGCCACGCGCATCGCGCTGATGACCGACGGCATCCTGCTGAACGAGATCCATCGCGATCGGCTGCTGCGACGCTACGACACGATCATCATCGACGAGGCGCACGAGCGCTCGCTCAACGTCGACTTCCTTCTGGGGTACCTGCGGCGGATCCTGCCCGAACGGCCCGACCTCAAGGTCATCATCACCTCGGCGACGATCGATCCCGAGAGCTTCGCGGCGCACTTCGCCGACGCGAACGGAGAGCCCGCGCCGATCATCGAGGTCTCCGGCCGCACGTACCCCGTCGAGATCAGGTATCGTCCGCTCGTCGACGACGCCGCAACTCCGGAAGAATCCCGCGAATCGGGAGCGGGACGACCTGAGCGGCGCGGTTCGTCGGCGAGACTCCGAAGTTCTGACGGCAGCGCCTCCGAGCCGGAGGACGAGGTCACGGCCATCGTGTCGGCCCTGCGCGAGCTCGACCGCGAGGCGCCGGGCGACGTACTCGTGTTCCTGCCCGGCGAGGCCGAGATCCGCGATGCGGCGGACGCCGTGCGCGGCGCGTACCGCTCGTCGACCTCGCCCGTCGAGGTGCTGCCGCTGTACGGCCGCCTCTCGGCCGCTGAGCAGCACCGGGTCTTCGAGCCGTCGAAGGTCGCCGGTGTACGTCGCCGCGTGGTGCTGGCCACCAACGTCGCCGAGACGAGCCTCACCGTGCCTGGCATCAAGTACGTGGTCGACACCGGCACCGCCCGCATCTCCCGGTACAGCGCCCGCTCGAAGGTGCAGCGGCTGCCCATCGAGGCGGTGTCACAGGCATCCGCGAACCAGCGCTCCGGCCGCGCGGGCCGAACCAGCGACGGCATCGCGATCCGTCTGTACAGCGAGGACGACTTCGAGAAGCGGCCGGAGTTCACCGAACCGGAGATCCTGCGCACCTCGCTCGCCTCGGTCGTGCTGCAGATGCTGTCGCTGGGCTTCGGCGACATCACCGCGTTCCCCTTCCTCACCCCGCCCGACTCCCGCGGCGTGAAGGCCGCCCTCGACCTGCTCACCGAGATCGGCGCCGTCGACCTCACTCGCTCCTCCTCAGGCTCCGGAACCGGGCAGCCCCGCCTGACGAGGATCGGTCGCGACATCGCGCGGATGCCCATGGATCCTCGGTTCGCGCGGATGCTGATCGAAGCGACGCGCTCGGGCGGTCAGGTGCTCGCCGACGTCATGGCGATCGTCGCCGGGCTGTCGATCCAGGACGTGCGCGAGCGCCCCAGCGCCGACGCCCCGCAGTCGGTGCGCGATGAGGCCGATCGCATGCACGCGCGCTTCGCCGATCCGACCAGTGACTTCCTCACCCTGCTGAACCTGTGGAACCACCTGCGCGAGCAGCAGAAGGAGCTCGGCTCGAGCGCCTTCCGCCGCATGTGCCGCAGCGAGCACCTGAACTACGTGCGCGTGCGGGAGTGGTTCGACGTGCACCGTCAGCTGCGCACGCTCGTGAAGGCGCCGAGGGACACGGCTCGGGGCGACGGTGCGACCGACCCCGATGCCCTCCACCGGGCGATCCTGGCCGGGCTGCTCTCGCAGATCGGCATCCTCGACGAGCGCACCGCATCGCCGAGCGCCAACAAGGCCAAGGGCGAGAAGCGCCGCATCGCCGAGTACCGCGGCGCCCGCGGCATCCGGTTCTCGATCTTCCCCGGCTCGGGACTGCGAAAGAAGTCGCCGCAGGCGGTCATGGCCGCTGAGGTCGTCGAGACCTCCCGCACCTTCGCGCGCACGGTCGCGGCGATCGATCCGGCGTGGGCCGAGGCCCTCGCCGGCGACCTCGCCAAGCGCCAGGTCACCGAACCGCACTGGTCGAAGGATGCCGGTGCCGCGGTCGCCTACGAGAAGGTGACGCTGTTCGGGGTCGAGATCATCCCGAAGCGACGAGTGCAGTTCGCGCGGATCGATCGCGCGGGGGCGCGCGAGCTGTTCCTGCGCCACGCGCTCGTCGAAGGCGAGTGGGATCCGTCGCGGATCGACAAGCGCGTCAGCGCGTTCTGGCGGGCGAACGCCGAGCTGCGCCGACGGCTCGAGAAGCTCGAGGAGCGCGAGCGCCGCCGCGACATCCTCGCGGGCGACGAGACGGTCTTCGCGTTCTATGACGAGCGCATCCCGCGCGAGGTGTTCGACGTGCGATCCTTCGAGAAGTGGTGGCGCGACGCGCTGCAGAAGACGCCCAAGCTGCTCGTGATGCGCGAGAGCGACCTCGTCGACGACGACAGCCGGTCCGATCAGAGCGAGTTCCCCACTCGGTGGCAGCAGGACGACCAGGTGCTGGGCCTCGCGTACCGCTTCGAACCAGGCGCCGAAGACGACGGCGTCAGCGTCGTGATGCCGCTCGCGCTGCTGCAGCAGGTCCGTGACACCGGCTTCGACTGGCAGGTTCCGGGGCTCCGCGCCGAACTGATCACCGCACTGCTGCGCGCCCTGCCCAAGGCGATCCGCCGCCATGTCGTGCCTGCCGCCGATTGGGCGGAGAAGTTCGGCGAGCAGCTCGCCGCCGAAGGGCCGGAGCACCACTCCGGCGTGCCTGCACGCACGCTCAAAGAGGCGCTGGCGAAGCTCATCCAGCCGCTCGCCAATCAGCCCGTCTCTGCCGCCGACTTCGACGACGCCCGCGTGCCGGGTCACCTGCTGGTGAACTTCCGGGCCGTCGACGAACGGGGCCGGATCGCCGGGTCCGGTCGCGATCTGCAGGACCTGCAGCAGCGTCTGTCGGATCGGTCCCGGCAGAGCGTGACCCGCTCGCTGAACCGTCCGGACCAGGGCCGCACCGCCGGCCCCCGTCGTGAGGCCGAGCGCGTCGCAGCCGCATCGACCCGTGGTCCGATCGAGCGAGACGACCTGACCGATTGGACCTTCGGCGACCTGCCCGAGGTGCTCGACACCCGCGTCGCCGGTGGCACCGTGCGCGGGTACCCGGCGATCGTCGACCGGGGGAAGTCGGTCTCGGTTCGGGTCGAGGCGACGGCGGATGCCGCGGCCGCGGCGACCAGGGCGGGCGTGCTGCGCCTCGTGCTGCTGAACGTCCCCTCCCCCGCCTCGTACGTGCAGAACCACCTGACCGCGCCCGAGAAGCTCGCGCTCGCCGCATCGCCGTATGAGAACGTCGCCGCGCTCATCGAGGACGCGCGCACGGCCGTCGTGCGCTCCCTCGTCGATGCGCGTGTGCCGGGCGGGGTGATCCGCACCGAAGCGGAGTTCCGCCGGGTGCGCGACGAGGTGAATGCCGAGCTCGTCGACGCGCTCTTCGCCTGCGTGTCGCTCGTCGCGAAGATCCTCACGAAGAGCCGTGACGTCGAGCGCGGCATCAAGTCGCAGAACTCGCTCGCGCTGCTCGGTCCGCTGAACGACATCCGCTCGCAGCTGAGCGCGCTGATCCGGCCCGGCTTCATCTCGGCGACCGGCGTCGAGCGCCTCACTCACCTGCCCCGCTACCTCGACGGCATGCTCGAGCGGCTGAAGACCCTCGCGAACGAACCGGGCAGGGACCGTACACGGATGACGGAGTACGAGCGGGTCGCGAAGGCGTTCGGCGACGCCGGCGGAACCGTGCCGCTCGGCCCGGATGCTCCAGCCGACCTCGTCGAGGTGCGCTGGCTGCTCGAGGAGTACCGCGTCAGTGTCTTCGCCCAGCGGCTCGGCACTGCACAGCCGGTCTCGCCGCAGCGCATCATGAAGGCGCTCGCGGCCCGCGCCTGA
- a CDS encoding DUF808 domain-containing protein: MSVGLLAVVDDILSAAMKASAKAAGVVIDDAAVTPQYVQGLTPARELPVVGKIALGSIANKFLIIIPIAMVLTAFAPWVLPYLLIIGGTYLCFEGAEKVLEWFGFGHGHDDEGARDEKRLVWGAIRTDLILSTEIMLISLASLDRGLGIWQTLGVLAVIALLMTGVVYGAVALLVKLDDIGLRMAKNPARNVRHTGTRIVRSMPAVFRVISVVGTVAMLWVGGHLVVVNLGEVGWHAPADLLHGVDELLASLGGFVVWLGNTAMSAVAGMLVGLVVVGVVLLIGRLMGKRPTFDEAHRAGHTAPESVA, translated from the coding sequence ATGTCGGTTGGTCTGCTGGCGGTCGTCGACGACATCCTGAGCGCCGCGATGAAGGCGTCCGCGAAGGCTGCGGGCGTCGTCATCGACGACGCCGCCGTCACGCCGCAGTACGTGCAGGGGCTGACGCCCGCGCGTGAGCTGCCGGTCGTGGGCAAGATCGCCCTCGGGTCGATCGCGAACAAGTTCCTCATCATCATCCCCATCGCGATGGTGCTGACCGCCTTCGCGCCGTGGGTGCTGCCCTATCTGCTGATCATCGGAGGCACCTATCTCTGCTTCGAGGGCGCCGAGAAGGTGCTGGAGTGGTTCGGCTTCGGGCACGGGCACGACGACGAAGGTGCCAGAGACGAGAAGCGACTGGTGTGGGGTGCGATCCGCACCGACCTGATCCTGTCGACCGAGATCATGCTCATCTCGCTGGCGAGCCTCGATCGCGGTCTGGGCATCTGGCAGACCCTGGGAGTGCTGGCGGTGATCGCCCTGCTGATGACGGGGGTCGTGTACGGGGCGGTCGCACTGCTCGTCAAGCTCGACGACATCGGGCTGCGCATGGCGAAGAACCCGGCGCGCAACGTGCGGCACACGGGCACCCGCATCGTGCGATCGATGCCGGCCGTGTTCCGCGTGATCAGCGTGGTCGGCACGGTCGCGATGCTGTGGGTCGGCGGTCACCTGGTGGTCGTCAACCTCGGCGAGGTCGGATGGCATGCACCCGCCGACCTGCTGCACGGTGTCGACGAGCTGCTCGCCTCGCTGGGCGGCTTCGTCGTCTGGCTCGGCAACACCGCCATGTCCGCCGTCGCCGGCATGCTGGTCGGCCTGGTGGTCGTCGGCGTCGTGCTGCTGATCGGCAGGCTGATGGGCAAGCGGCCCACGTTCGATGAGGCGCACCGCGCCGGCCACACCGCGCCGGAATCCGTAGCCTGA
- a CDS encoding heparan-alpha-glucosaminide N-acetyltransferase domain-containing protein yields MTAAPPVSPPESPSARLPARSALARWWQGFGRAPRIMGLDVARALAVLGMVGAHVATTADEVRVFEPDTWNALVHGRSSILFAVLAGISISLMTGRTSIPRRDDLPRLRLNLIGRGAAVFVIGIVLELLGTPVAVILTVYGLVYVAAIPMLRWRVWQLLLAAGVLAVAGPPLLALARVLSLGATGPGTDMVLFGTYPITVWMAFVLVGMAIGRVRVDAARTAVVLLVAGIVFAVGGYGLGALGGALAPTEVEEGSSIIDGSGSEEMPAPMPASEVDFGEAVCDSWGDGQFYCYPQPSQSGLDAPSSGSPSSSAIDEGIDGAGGWASYPQALAEQLPGEAVVSALLSSGPHSGGTAEILGSGGFAVAVIGACLLLSRPLRWVLLPFAALGSMPLSAYSAHIVAIVAIAGPAGLPDSEHAWGWFSLSLLVATTGWAIIVGQGPLEKLVARAAAAMSAGAPAPAAPDRPRVDA; encoded by the coding sequence GTGACCGCTGCGCCGCCCGTCTCCCCACCGGAGTCGCCTTCCGCCCGTCTGCCCGCCCGCTCGGCTCTCGCACGGTGGTGGCAGGGCTTCGGCCGTGCTCCGCGCATCATGGGCTTGGACGTGGCGCGTGCGCTCGCCGTCCTCGGCATGGTGGGCGCGCACGTCGCCACCACGGCAGACGAGGTGCGCGTCTTCGAGCCGGATACCTGGAACGCCCTCGTGCACGGGCGCTCGTCCATCCTGTTCGCCGTGCTCGCGGGCATCTCGATCTCGCTGATGACGGGGCGCACCAGCATCCCTCGTCGTGACGACCTGCCCCGGCTGCGACTGAATCTGATCGGCCGCGGGGCCGCAGTGTTCGTCATCGGCATCGTCCTCGAGCTGCTCGGCACGCCCGTGGCCGTCATCCTCACCGTGTACGGGCTGGTGTACGTCGCCGCGATCCCGATGCTGAGATGGCGAGTGTGGCAGCTGTTGCTGGCGGCGGGCGTCCTCGCGGTCGCCGGACCGCCTCTGCTCGCACTCGCCCGGGTGCTGTCGCTGGGCGCGACGGGACCTGGCACCGACATGGTGCTGTTCGGCACCTACCCGATCACCGTGTGGATGGCGTTCGTGCTGGTGGGGATGGCGATCGGGCGCGTGCGGGTGGATGCGGCGCGCACAGCCGTGGTCCTGCTCGTGGCCGGCATCGTCTTCGCCGTCGGGGGATACGGTCTCGGCGCCCTGGGCGGAGCCCTGGCGCCGACCGAGGTCGAAGAGGGCTCGAGCATCATCGACGGCAGCGGCTCCGAGGAGATGCCCGCGCCGATGCCCGCCTCGGAGGTGGACTTCGGCGAGGCGGTCTGCGACTCCTGGGGCGACGGGCAGTTCTACTGCTACCCCCAGCCGTCGCAGAGCGGACTGGACGCTCCGTCCTCCGGCTCACCGTCGAGCTCCGCGATCGACGAGGGGATCGACGGCGCGGGTGGCTGGGCCTCGTACCCGCAGGCTCTCGCCGAGCAGCTGCCAGGGGAGGCCGTCGTGAGCGCGCTCCTCTCATCGGGCCCGCACTCCGGCGGCACGGCGGAGATCCTCGGGTCGGGCGGCTTCGCCGTCGCGGTGATCGGGGCGTGCCTGCTTCTCAGTCGCCCGCTGCGCTGGGTGCTGCTGCCGTTCGCGGCGCTCGGCTCGATGCCCCTGAGCGCGTACTCCGCCCACATCGTGGCGATCGTCGCCATCGCGGGTCCCGCAGGGCTTCCCGACAGCGAGCACGCCTGGGGCTGGTTCTCCCTGTCGCTGCTGGTGGCGACGACCGGCTGGGCGATCATCGTCGGCCAGGGGCCGCTCGAGAAGCTGGTGGCGCGGGCGGCCGCCGCCATGTCTGCGGGCGCCCCCGCGCCCGCAGCACCAGACCGACCTAGGGTGGATGCATGA
- a CDS encoding thioredoxin domain-containing protein codes for MTNRLADTLSPYLRAHADNPVDWHPWGEEAFAEAQRRDVPLLISIGYSTCHWCHVMARESFADEATAAQINADFVAVKIDREEHPDVDSAFMAAASAFTRSLGWPLTVFTTPAGRTFYAGTYFPPQARGGMPSFRDVLTAVSEAWTNRRSEVNESADAVADALRHAATGDDGGMPAAPALQAAAATILQREDRLHGGFGGAPKFPMATTLRFLQHPVADGADAARRALDAMAASELRDHVDGGFFRYATQGDWTVPHYERMLIDNAQLIDVALAAGRDDVVRGIVGFLLGVLRRDEGAFAAAQDSESWIDGQRSEGGYYRADAATRASLAPPAVDGKVLTGWNGLAIGALARAGARLGEQQWVDAASAAAAHVLRVNRSHAGAIVRSSLDGVAASAVATAADIGLLADGLFSLALATGDADWATRAVAVLDEPLAADPVLSAQGLAAAGDDSDGDLPSGPAARASAHLSAWLLGAGDDHRERAVALCAPLVGRALQHPLAYGTLLRVSATLAGPSRQVVAVTSRGGALADAVRAVDADVLAVVTPAQARAFADADFALFEGKHATDGVAYDCRDFVCRLPTARPEELASAR; via the coding sequence ATGACGAACCGGCTCGCCGACACGCTCAGCCCCTACCTGCGCGCACACGCCGACAACCCCGTCGACTGGCATCCGTGGGGCGAAGAGGCGTTCGCCGAGGCCCAGCGCCGCGACGTGCCCCTGCTCATCTCGATCGGCTACTCGACCTGCCACTGGTGCCACGTGATGGCGCGCGAGTCGTTCGCCGACGAGGCGACTGCGGCGCAGATCAATGCGGACTTCGTCGCGGTCAAGATCGACCGCGAGGAGCATCCCGACGTCGACTCCGCCTTCATGGCCGCCGCGTCCGCCTTCACCCGCAGCCTCGGCTGGCCGCTGACCGTCTTCACCACACCCGCCGGTCGCACCTTCTACGCCGGCACGTACTTCCCGCCGCAGGCCCGCGGCGGGATGCCGTCGTTCCGCGACGTTCTGACGGCGGTCAGCGAGGCGTGGACGAATCGCCGCAGCGAGGTGAACGAGTCGGCGGATGCCGTGGCCGACGCCCTTCGGCACGCGGCGACCGGTGATGACGGCGGCATGCCCGCCGCCCCTGCGCTGCAGGCCGCGGCTGCGACGATCCTGCAGCGCGAGGACCGCCTGCACGGCGGCTTCGGTGGGGCGCCCAAGTTCCCGATGGCGACGACGCTGCGATTCCTCCAGCATCCGGTCGCCGACGGCGCGGATGCCGCACGCCGAGCGCTCGATGCGATGGCCGCGTCGGAACTGCGTGATCACGTCGACGGCGGCTTCTTCCGGTATGCGACGCAGGGCGACTGGACGGTGCCGCACTACGAGCGGATGCTGATCGACAATGCCCAGCTGATCGACGTCGCGCTCGCCGCGGGGCGTGACGACGTCGTGCGCGGCATCGTGGGGTTCCTGCTCGGGGTGCTGCGCCGCGACGAGGGGGCGTTCGCCGCAGCGCAGGACTCGGAGTCGTGGATCGACGGTCAGCGCAGCGAGGGCGGGTATTACCGCGCCGACGCCGCGACGAGGGCATCCCTCGCCCCGCCCGCTGTCGACGGAAAGGTGCTCACGGGCTGGAACGGCCTCGCGATCGGCGCGCTCGCCCGCGCCGGGGCGCGGCTGGGGGAGCAGCAGTGGGTGGATGCCGCGTCCGCGGCCGCCGCGCACGTGCTGCGGGTCAACCGCTCGCATGCGGGGGCGATCGTGCGCTCGTCGCTCGACGGCGTCGCGGCGTCCGCTGTCGCCACGGCCGCCGACATCGGGCTCCTCGCGGACGGGCTGTTCTCGCTGGCGCTCGCCACCGGCGACGCGGACTGGGCGACGAGGGCGGTCGCCGTGCTCGACGAGCCGCTCGCCGCCGACCCCGTGCTCTCCGCGCAGGGGCTCGCGGCCGCGGGTGACGACAGCGACGGGGATCTGCCCTCGGGGCCAGCGGCGCGGGCATCCGCTCACCTCAGTGCGTGGCTTCTCGGCGCGGGCGACGATCACCGCGAGCGCGCCGTCGCGCTGTGCGCGCCGCTCGTCGGGCGCGCACTGCAGCATCCGCTCGCGTACGGCACGCTGCTGCGCGTCTCGGCGACGCTCGCCGGGCCCTCCCGTCAGGTCGTCGCCGTCACCTCTCGCGGCGGGGCGCTCGCGGATGCCGTTCGCGCGGTCGACGCCGATGTGTTGGCCGTGGTGACGCCGGCTCAGGCTCGTGCGTTCGCGGATGCCGATTTCGCGCTCTTCGAGGGCAAGCACGCCACCGACGGGGTCGCCTACGACTGCCGCGACTTCGTGTGCCGGCTTCCGACCGCGCGGCCCGAAGAGCTCGCGTCTGCTCGATAG